In Longimicrobium sp., a genomic segment contains:
- a CDS encoding M28 family peptidase — protein MIAAGALGCALAAGPALAQAGVARAEQGVTAERLLQHVRVLASDRFGGRGPGTFGEDSTVAYLADQLRRMGLQPGNAGSFFQTVPLVGTISQVTASVAVRGQRQELRQPDDYVAWSMRPNAEVRVDDSELVFVGYGVVAPEFGWDDFKGVDVRGKTVVMLVGDPPIPDPRDPARLDPRVFRGPAMTYYGRWTYKYETAAARGAAACIIVHQTGPAGYAWGVVASNTGRERFDIQGAGAQHIPVEGWIQLDVAKRLFSAAGQDFDALERAAATRAFRPVSLGATASFVVRNAVREVRSRNVVARLDGRDPAARSQYVLYTAHWDHFGIGRTINGDSIYNGALDNAAGLAWLLETARAYRALPTAPRRSIVFLAVTAEEQGLLGARWYAAHPIYPLARTLADINMDIPNPWGRTRSIVSVSHGQTTLEGILAREAARVGRRVVPDPEPEKGYFYRSDHFELSRQGVPALAFLFPGTDYIGRPADYGTRVRANYVANDYHKPTDEVKPDWDLAGMVDDTRLLFRVGIDVANGTTWPQWNPGTEFRAARERMLHPRNCGNCD, from the coding sequence ATGATCGCGGCGGGCGCGCTCGGGTGCGCGCTGGCGGCCGGTCCGGCGCTCGCTCAGGCGGGCGTGGCGCGCGCGGAGCAGGGGGTCACGGCGGAGCGGCTGCTGCAGCACGTGCGCGTGCTGGCCTCGGACCGCTTCGGCGGGCGCGGGCCGGGGACGTTCGGCGAGGACTCGACCGTCGCCTACCTGGCCGACCAGCTCCGGCGGATGGGGCTGCAGCCGGGGAACGCGGGGAGCTTCTTCCAGACCGTGCCACTGGTCGGCACCATCAGCCAGGTGACCGCGTCGGTAGCCGTGCGCGGCCAGCGGCAGGAGCTGAGGCAGCCGGATGACTATGTCGCCTGGTCGATGCGGCCGAATGCGGAAGTGCGCGTCGACGACAGCGAGCTCGTGTTCGTGGGCTACGGGGTGGTGGCGCCGGAGTTCGGGTGGGACGACTTCAAGGGCGTGGACGTGCGCGGCAAGACGGTGGTGATGCTGGTCGGTGACCCGCCCATCCCCGATCCGCGCGACCCGGCGAGGCTGGACCCGCGCGTCTTCCGCGGTCCCGCGATGACGTACTACGGGCGCTGGACCTACAAGTACGAGACGGCGGCGGCGCGCGGCGCGGCGGCGTGCATCATCGTCCACCAGACGGGGCCGGCGGGATACGCGTGGGGCGTCGTGGCGTCGAACACCGGCCGCGAGCGCTTCGACATCCAGGGCGCGGGCGCGCAGCACATCCCCGTGGAGGGGTGGATCCAGCTCGATGTTGCGAAGCGGCTGTTCTCCGCCGCGGGGCAGGACTTCGACGCGCTGGAGCGCGCGGCCGCCACGCGCGCGTTCCGCCCGGTCTCGCTCGGCGCGACGGCCAGCTTCGTGGTGCGCAATGCCGTACGCGAGGTGCGGTCGCGCAACGTCGTGGCGCGGCTCGACGGGCGCGACCCGGCGGCGCGCAGCCAGTACGTCCTCTACACCGCGCACTGGGACCACTTCGGGATCGGCCGCACCATCAACGGCGACTCGATCTACAACGGCGCGCTGGACAACGCCGCCGGACTGGCGTGGCTGCTGGAGACGGCGCGCGCCTACCGTGCGCTGCCGACCGCGCCGCGGCGGAGCATCGTCTTCCTCGCCGTCACCGCGGAGGAGCAGGGGCTGCTGGGCGCGCGCTGGTACGCGGCGCATCCCATCTACCCGCTGGCGCGCACGCTGGCGGACATCAACATGGACATCCCCAACCCGTGGGGCCGCACCCGCTCGATCGTCAGCGTGAGCCACGGCCAGACGACGCTGGAGGGGATCCTCGCGCGCGAGGCGGCGCGCGTGGGGCGGCGGGTCGTGCCCGATCCGGAGCCGGAGAAGGGCTACTTCTACCGCTCGGACCACTTCGAGCTGTCGCGGCAGGGGGTGCCCGCGCTGGCGTTCCTCTTCCCCGGCACGGACTACATCGGCCGGCCGGCGGACTACGGCACCCGCGTCCGCGCCAACTACGTCGCCAACGATTACCACAAGCCGACGGACGAGGTGAAGCCCGACTGGGACCTCGCGGGGATGGTGGACGACACGCGCCTCCTCTTCCGCGTGGGGATCGACGTGGCGAACGGGACGACGTGGCCGCAGTGGAACCCCGGCACCGAGTTCCGCGCCGCCCGCGAGCGGATGCTCCATCCCCGCAACTGCGGCAACTGCGATTAA
- a CDS encoding undecaprenyl-diphosphate phosphatase: MDPILLLKAAVMGLVEGATEFIPVSSTGHLIIAGDLLGFDRWHGAETFEIFIQLGAILAVVWLYRAKIFGVVRTAPRDERSRRLILNLVIAFLPAAIVGFLAHDFIKDRLFNPVTVAIALVVGGFVILAIEAWHRRVVTETVDDVRPREALGVGLAQLLSLIPGTSRSGATIMGGVSLGLSRVAATEFSFFLAIPVMFAATLYDLWKSRDLLSGADLPVFAVGFVVSFVSALLVIRWLLRFVAHHDFRGFAWYRIVFGLLLLGFYWATMRG, translated from the coding sequence GTGGATCCGATCCTGTTGCTGAAGGCGGCGGTGATGGGGCTGGTGGAGGGGGCCACGGAGTTCATCCCCGTGTCGTCCACCGGGCACCTGATCATCGCGGGCGACCTGCTGGGCTTCGACCGGTGGCACGGGGCGGAGACCTTCGAGATCTTCATCCAGCTGGGGGCCATCCTGGCGGTGGTGTGGCTGTACCGCGCCAAGATCTTCGGCGTGGTGCGCACCGCCCCGCGCGACGAGCGCTCGCGGCGGCTGATCCTGAACCTGGTCATCGCCTTCCTGCCGGCGGCGATCGTCGGCTTCCTGGCGCACGACTTCATCAAGGACAGGCTCTTCAACCCCGTCACCGTCGCGATCGCGCTGGTGGTGGGCGGCTTCGTCATCCTGGCGATCGAGGCGTGGCACCGGCGCGTCGTCACCGAGACGGTGGACGACGTGCGGCCTCGCGAGGCGCTGGGGGTGGGGCTGGCGCAGCTGCTGTCTCTGATCCCCGGCACGTCGCGCTCGGGGGCCACCATCATGGGCGGCGTGAGCCTGGGACTGAGCCGCGTGGCGGCGACGGAGTTCAGCTTCTTCCTGGCGATCCCCGTGATGTTCGCGGCCACGCTCTACGACCTGTGGAAGAGCCGTGACCTGCTCTCCGGCGCGGACCTGCCGGTGTTCGCGGTGGGCTTCGTCGTCTCGTTCGTCTCCGCGCTGCTGGTGATCCGCTGGCTGCTGCGCTTCGTGGCGCACCACGACTTCCGCGGTTTCGCATGGTACCGCATCGTCTTCGGCCTCCTCCTGCTCGGCTTCTACTGGGCGACGATGCGCGGATAA
- a CDS encoding sodium:solute symporter, whose amino-acid sequence MRHAFTALDWAVLMAYLVGVTALGTLLGRRQKDARDYFLADRSIPWWAICFSVVATETSALTFISVPATAYGSDFWMLQLAIGYVIGRVAVSALLLPGYFRGETLTAYALLERRFGPGTRRFASVVFLVTRVLADGVRVFATAIPIRLITGLPYWQAILLTGLFTVIYTWYGGLRAVVWVDVVQLFVYLLGGIAALWILARLVPGGWGGIVAAAPGKMRIVHPEGGFASPSWVLTGVVGGTFLSMASHGVDHIIVQRLLAARSLGDARRALVTSGVVVFLQFALFLCVGTGLFVFYRGRAFAAPDEIFPTFIVEQLPPGVTGLVIAAILAAAMSTIASSLNSLASAATHDLYAPLTGRTDETHLMRVGRTLTLVWGAVLVGAAMLFQFARQGTPVVVIALQIASFTYGGLLGGFLLGLVSKRAGPRDAVAGMAVAIALMAALWAAQQFGAMPKVIDSLWFALLGSAVTVGVGCALAAVRRPVLRGE is encoded by the coding sequence ATGAGGCACGCCTTCACCGCGCTGGACTGGGCCGTCCTGATGGCGTACCTGGTCGGCGTCACCGCGCTGGGCACGCTGCTGGGGCGGCGGCAGAAGGACGCGCGCGACTACTTCCTGGCCGACCGCTCCATCCCCTGGTGGGCCATCTGCTTCTCCGTCGTGGCCACGGAGACGAGCGCGCTGACCTTCATCAGCGTCCCCGCGACGGCGTACGGCAGCGACTTCTGGATGCTGCAGCTGGCTATCGGCTACGTGATCGGCCGCGTGGCCGTCTCCGCGCTCCTCCTTCCCGGCTACTTCCGCGGCGAGACGCTGACCGCGTACGCGCTGCTGGAGCGCCGCTTCGGCCCGGGGACGCGGCGCTTCGCCTCGGTCGTCTTCCTGGTCACCCGCGTGCTGGCGGACGGCGTGCGCGTGTTCGCCACCGCCATCCCCATCCGCCTGATCACCGGGCTCCCGTACTGGCAGGCGATCCTGCTGACGGGCCTCTTCACGGTGATCTACACCTGGTACGGCGGGCTGCGCGCCGTCGTCTGGGTCGACGTGGTGCAGCTGTTCGTCTACCTGCTCGGGGGGATCGCGGCGCTGTGGATCCTGGCGCGCCTGGTGCCGGGGGGATGGGGCGGGATCGTGGCCGCCGCGCCGGGGAAGATGCGCATCGTGCACCCGGAGGGGGGATTCGCGAGCCCGAGTTGGGTGCTGACGGGCGTCGTGGGCGGGACGTTCCTGTCGATGGCGTCGCACGGCGTCGACCACATCATCGTGCAGCGCCTGCTGGCCGCGCGCTCGCTGGGCGACGCGCGCAGGGCGCTGGTGACGAGCGGGGTGGTCGTCTTCCTCCAGTTCGCGCTCTTCCTCTGCGTGGGGACGGGGCTGTTCGTGTTCTATCGCGGGCGGGCGTTCGCCGCGCCGGACGAGATCTTCCCCACCTTCATCGTCGAGCAGTTGCCGCCGGGGGTGACGGGGCTGGTGATCGCCGCGATCCTGGCGGCAGCGATGAGCACCATCGCCAGCTCGCTGAACTCGTTGGCCAGCGCGGCCACGCACGACCTGTACGCCCCGCTCACCGGCCGGACGGACGAGACGCACCTGATGCGCGTGGGGCGCACGCTGACGCTGGTGTGGGGCGCGGTGCTGGTGGGCGCGGCGATGCTGTTCCAGTTCGCGCGGCAGGGCACGCCGGTGGTGGTGATCGCGCTGCAGATCGCCAGCTTCACCTACGGCGGGCTGCTGGGCGGGTTCCTGCTGGGGCTGGTTTCGAAGCGCGCGGGGCCGCGCGACGCGGTCGCGGGCATGGCGGTTGCCATCGCGCTGATGGCCGCGCTCTGGGCCGCCCAGCAGTTCGGCGCCATGCCGAAGGTGATCGACAGCCTGTGGTTCGCGCTGCTGGGCTCGGCGGTGACAGTGGGCGTGGGGTGCGCGCTGGCGGCGGTGCGGCGGCCGGTTTTGCGGGGCGAATGA